The Streptomyces sp. NBC_00224 genome has a window encoding:
- a CDS encoding UvrD-helicase domain-containing protein has protein sequence MAAQEAAVDSVRDREIGVEQEHLDKVYRRLEEKIHEAEFLMNDAAQRGQVGTPGALAERDAQVFRAGIHLNRLNNEFEDFLFGRIDLLLGKDGKKGPDGAYTAVEPAEGAVREGEGGKYAEIAETLHIGRIGVLDSDYAPLVIDWRAPAAAPFYRSTPVDPGRVVRRRVIRSKGRKVLGVEDDLMRPELTATLDGAELPVIGDGALMAALGQARSHTMRDIVASIQAEQDLVIRAPAASVTYVEGGPGTGKTAVALHRAAYLLYQDRRRYAGGILIVSPTPLLVAYTEGVLPSLGEEGQVAIRAVGNLVDGAEATAYDDPAVARIKGSSRMLHVLRKAARGALETADPARGRTRRGNPARGAAPQDNGQLSFGEEPAAEQSAVTPTRLRVVAFGRRVELESEELRRIRHNALSGTAPVNLLRPRARKLLLDALWGRSGAAGRHTDPELAAELRSSFDDDITSEDSFIAFLDAWWPELTPRGVLAAMGDERRLGRWARRVLTPGETRRLARSLSRLDATGHGPLSVHDVALLDELETLLGTPARPRKKREYDPLDALTGLEELMPHREETQRERAERLALERTEYAHVIVDEAQDLTPMQWRMVGRRGRTATWTVVGDPAQSSWSDPDEAGAARDEALGSRPRRRFELTVNYRNPAEIAELAARVLALAMPGMKSPAAVRSTGVEPRFVTTNNGRSSVVRDDLAESVREEAARLLDQVDGTVGVVVAMRRREQAARWLAGLGERVVALGSLEAKGLEYDATVVVSPAEIADESPAGLRVLYVALTRATQQLTVISGERDEPDADGVPDLLRD, from the coding sequence GTGGCCGCGCAGGAAGCCGCTGTCGACTCGGTCAGAGACCGCGAGATCGGAGTCGAACAGGAACACCTGGACAAGGTGTACCGCCGCCTGGAGGAGAAGATCCACGAGGCGGAGTTCCTGATGAACGACGCCGCCCAGCGCGGCCAGGTGGGAACGCCCGGAGCGCTGGCGGAACGGGACGCCCAGGTCTTCAGGGCCGGGATCCACCTCAACCGCCTCAACAACGAATTCGAGGACTTTCTCTTCGGCCGGATCGACCTGCTGCTCGGCAAGGACGGCAAGAAGGGCCCCGACGGTGCCTACACGGCCGTGGAGCCCGCCGAGGGGGCCGTACGCGAGGGCGAGGGCGGCAAGTACGCCGAGATCGCCGAAACGCTGCACATCGGCCGTATCGGCGTCCTGGACTCCGACTACGCGCCGCTGGTCATCGACTGGCGCGCACCCGCCGCCGCGCCGTTCTACCGCTCCACGCCGGTCGACCCGGGCCGGGTGGTGCGCCGCCGCGTCATCCGCTCCAAGGGCCGCAAGGTGCTCGGGGTCGAGGACGACCTGATGCGCCCGGAGCTGACCGCGACGCTCGACGGCGCCGAGCTGCCGGTGATCGGCGACGGCGCCCTGATGGCCGCGCTCGGCCAGGCCCGCAGCCACACCATGCGGGACATCGTCGCCTCCATCCAGGCCGAGCAGGACCTGGTGATCCGGGCGCCCGCCGCGTCCGTCACCTACGTCGAGGGCGGCCCCGGCACCGGCAAGACCGCCGTCGCGCTGCACCGCGCCGCCTATTTGCTCTACCAGGACCGCCGCCGCTACGCGGGCGGCATCCTGATCGTCTCCCCGACCCCGCTGCTCGTGGCGTACACCGAAGGTGTGCTGCCCTCGCTCGGCGAGGAGGGCCAGGTGGCGATCCGCGCGGTCGGCAACCTGGTCGACGGCGCCGAGGCCACGGCGTACGACGACCCGGCGGTGGCCAGGATCAAGGGCTCGTCCCGGATGCTCCATGTGCTGCGCAAGGCGGCGCGCGGGGCCCTGGAGACGGCGGACCCGGCGCGGGGCAGGACCCGGCGGGGCAACCCGGCCCGGGGCGCCGCGCCGCAGGACAACGGCCAGCTCTCGTTCGGCGAGGAGCCGGCGGCCGAGCAGAGCGCGGTGACCCCCACCCGGCTGCGCGTCGTCGCCTTCGGCCGGCGCGTCGAGCTGGAGTCCGAGGAGCTGCGGCGGATCCGGCACAACGCGCTGAGCGGGACCGCCCCGGTCAACCTGCTGCGCCCGCGCGCCCGCAAGCTGCTCCTGGACGCCCTGTGGGGCAGATCGGGCGCGGCCGGGCGGCACACGGACCCGGAGCTCGCCGCCGAGCTGCGGTCCTCGTTCGACGACGACATCACCTCCGAGGACAGCTTCATCGCGTTCCTGGACGCCTGGTGGCCCGAGCTCACCCCGCGCGGGGTGCTCGCGGCGATGGGCGACGAGCGGCGCCTGGGCCGCTGGGCACGGCGGGTCCTGACGCCCGGCGAGACCCGGCGTCTGGCCCGTTCGCTCTCCCGGCTCGACGCCACTGGCCACGGGCCGCTGTCGGTGCACGACGTGGCGCTCCTGGACGAGCTGGAGACGCTGCTCGGCACCCCGGCCAGGCCCAGGAAGAAGCGCGAGTACGACCCGCTGGACGCGCTCACCGGCCTTGAGGAGCTGATGCCGCACCGCGAGGAGACCCAGCGCGAGCGGGCGGAGCGGCTGGCGCTGGAGCGCACCGAGTACGCGCACGTCATCGTCGACGAGGCGCAGGACCTCACGCCGATGCAGTGGCGCATGGTCGGCCGCCGGGGCCGCACGGCCACCTGGACGGTCGTCGGGGACCCGGCCCAGTCGTCCTGGTCCGACCCGGACGAGGCGGGCGCCGCGCGCGACGAGGCGCTGGGCTCCCGCCCCCGCCGCCGCTTCGAGCTGACCGTGAACTACCGCAACCCGGCCGAGATCGCGGAACTGGCCGCCCGGGTGCTGGCGTTGGCGATGCCGGGCATGAAGTCCCCGGCGGCGGTCCGCTCCACGGGCGTCGAGCCGCGTTTTGTGACAACGAACAATGGACGCAGCTCGGTTGTACGGGACGACCTCGCCGAGTCCGTACGGGAGGAGGCGGCCCGCCTCCTCGACCAGGTCGACGGCACGGTCGGCGTGGTGGTCGCCATGCGGCGGCGCGAGCAGGCGGCGCGCTGGCTGGCCGGGCTCGGCGAGCGCGTGGTGGCGCTCGGCAGCCTGGAGGCGAAGGGGCTGGAGTACGACGCCACGGTGGTGGTCTCCCCGGCGGAGATCGCCGACGAGTCGCCCGCCGGGCTGCGCGTGCTGTACGTGGCGCTCACCCGGGCCACCCAGCAGCTCACCGTGATCTCCGGCGAGCGCGACGAGCCGGATGCGGACGGGGTGCCTGACCTGCTGCGGGACTGA
- a CDS encoding anti-sigma factor, with translation MTTPEYQSEHEAVAAYALGILDDAEATAFEAHLAGCDLCAAELDQLGGMESLLSTLKEFPGPADRPLRPAPPSMSERLIDEVAAQRARRRRRTTYLVAAAAALIIGGPAIAVVATSDDSGGPVASQPAEPHPTSPAEDAFFNHMTQKVAATDATTGVSATVGTEKKGWGTHTVLQLKNVKGPLKCSLIAIGKDGAQETVTTWAVPKWGYGIKDSPRKESEYPLYVHGGTAMNRDQIDHFEVRTLDGKALVDVPA, from the coding sequence ATGACCACGCCGGAGTACCAGTCCGAACACGAGGCGGTCGCGGCGTACGCGCTCGGCATCCTCGACGACGCCGAGGCCACCGCCTTCGAGGCGCACCTGGCGGGCTGTGACCTGTGCGCGGCCGAGCTCGACCAGCTCGGCGGCATGGAGTCGCTCCTCTCCACCCTCAAGGAGTTCCCCGGCCCCGCCGACCGCCCGCTGCGCCCGGCCCCGCCGAGCATGAGCGAGCGGCTCATCGACGAGGTGGCGGCGCAGCGCGCCAGGCGCAGGCGGCGCACCACGTACCTGGTGGCGGCCGCCGCCGCGCTGATCATCGGCGGTCCGGCGATCGCCGTGGTGGCCACCTCCGACGACTCCGGCGGCCCTGTGGCGAGCCAGCCCGCAGAGCCGCACCCGACCAGCCCCGCCGAGGACGCCTTCTTCAACCACATGACCCAGAAGGTGGCGGCGACCGACGCGACGACCGGCGTCAGCGCGACCGTCGGCACCGAGAAGAAGGGCTGGGGCACCCACACCGTTCTGCAGCTGAAGAACGTGAAGGGCCCGCTGAAGTGCAGCCTCATCGCGATCGGCAAGGACGGCGCGCAGGAGACGGTGACCACCTGGGCGGTGCCCAAGTGGGGGTACGGGATCAAGGACAGCCCGCGCAAGGAGTCGGAGTACCCGCTGTACGTGCACGGCGGTACCGCCATGAACCGGGACCAGATTGACCATTTCGAGGTCCGGACCCTCGACGGCAAGGCCCTGGTGGACGTCCCGGCCTGA
- a CDS encoding sigma-70 family RNA polymerase sigma factor: MRKDAAVADDRPQGARHRSVPDEELMRALYREHAGPLLAYVLRLVAGDRQRAEDVVQETLIRAWKNAGQLNRATGSVRPWLVTVARRIVIDGHRSRQARPQEVDPSPLEVMPAEDEIDKALWLMTLSDALDDLTPAHREALVETYFKGRTVNEAAEALGVPSGTVRSRVFYALRSMKLALEERGVTA, from the coding sequence GTGCGCAAGGATGCCGCCGTGGCCGATGACCGTCCGCAAGGCGCCCGGCACCGCTCCGTTCCCGACGAGGAGCTGATGCGGGCGCTCTATCGCGAGCACGCGGGACCGCTGCTCGCGTATGTGCTCCGTCTCGTCGCCGGCGACCGCCAGCGGGCCGAGGACGTCGTGCAGGAGACGCTCATCCGTGCCTGGAAGAACGCCGGTCAGCTCAACAGAGCGACCGGTTCGGTCCGCCCCTGGCTGGTGACGGTCGCACGGCGCATCGTCATCGACGGCCACCGCAGCCGGCAGGCCCGGCCGCAGGAGGTCGATCCGTCGCCGCTGGAGGTCATGCCCGCGGAGGACGAGATCGACAAGGCGCTGTGGCTGATGACGCTCTCGGACGCGCTCGACGACCTGACGCCCGCACATCGCGAGGCGCTGGTCGAGACGTACTTCAAAGGACGTACGGTCAATGAAGCGGCCGAGGCGCTGGGCGTGCCGAGCGGGACCGTCAGGTCCCGCGTCTTCTACGCCCTGCGCTCCATGAAACTCGCGTTGGAGGAACGGGGGGTGACGGCATGA
- a CDS encoding ABATE domain-containing protein yields MLRFDSGRICLDLVATGAYDSDQLDSAGRLGQWLVGAGLVPVGTPLAGADGAWLVRFAELRDYIGQLVHAELGGRGGAAAAALERVNALAAAAPPGVRAIRGADGRLVRTLSGAPDCTALLAVVARDAVELLTDPQDRSRLRQCEGDNCFRLYLDTSRGRRRRWCSSEVCGNRERVARHRRRTAAAAL; encoded by the coding sequence ATGTTGCGGTTCGACTCCGGGCGGATCTGTCTGGATCTGGTGGCGACCGGGGCGTACGACAGCGATCAACTGGACAGCGCGGGGCGGCTCGGGCAGTGGCTCGTCGGTGCCGGGCTCGTGCCGGTCGGCACCCCGCTTGCGGGGGCCGACGGCGCGTGGCTGGTCCGGTTCGCCGAACTGCGCGACTACATCGGGCAGTTGGTCCACGCCGAGCTCGGCGGCCGGGGCGGGGCGGCGGCCGCGGCCCTGGAGCGGGTCAATGCCCTGGCCGCCGCCGCACCCCCGGGCGTACGTGCGATCCGGGGCGCCGACGGACGGCTGGTGCGCACCCTCAGCGGCGCCCCCGACTGCACCGCGCTGCTCGCCGTGGTCGCCCGGGACGCGGTGGAGCTGCTCACCGACCCGCAGGACCGGTCCCGGCTGCGCCAGTGCGAGGGCGACAACTGCTTCCGGCTGTACTTGGACACCTCGCGCGGACGGCGGCGCCGCTGGTGCTCCAGCGAGGTGTGCGGCAACCGGGAGCGGGTGGCGCGCCACCGGCGGCGCACCGCGGCCGCCGCCTTGTGA
- a CDS encoding uroporphyrinogen-III synthase, translated as MVDTQHGPLAGFTVGVTAARRAEELGALLQRRGGAVVHGPALRIVSLANDSELLSATKELIDEPPHIVIATTAIGFRGWVEAADGWGLGEALLARLGATELLARGPKAKGAIRAAGLTEEWSPSSDSMAEVLDRLLEQGVEGRRIAVQLHGEPLPGFVEALRAGGAQVVGVPVYRWLPPEDLGPLDRLLDLTVARGLDALTFTSAPAAASLFSRAEERGLLTELLGALDRDVLAACVGPVTALPLQARGIKTVAPERFRLGPLVQLLCCELPARARALPIAGRRVEIRGHAVLVDGELRPVPPAGMSLLRTLAARPGWVVSRADLLRALPGSGTDEHAVETAMTRLRTALGAPKLIQTVVKRGYRLALDPGSDAKYGDD; from the coding sequence ATGGTCGACACACAGCACGGACCCCTCGCCGGGTTCACGGTCGGAGTCACCGCCGCCCGCCGCGCCGAAGAGCTGGGGGCGCTCCTTCAGCGGCGCGGCGGCGCGGTGGTGCACGGGCCCGCCCTGCGGATCGTGTCGCTCGCCAACGACAGCGAGCTGCTCTCGGCCACGAAGGAGCTGATCGACGAGCCGCCGCACATCGTCATCGCCACCACGGCGATCGGCTTCCGCGGCTGGGTGGAGGCCGCCGACGGCTGGGGGCTCGGCGAGGCGCTGCTCGCCCGGCTCGGCGCCACCGAACTGCTCGCGCGGGGGCCGAAGGCGAAGGGCGCGATACGGGCGGCCGGGCTCACCGAGGAGTGGTCGCCGTCGTCCGACTCGATGGCCGAGGTCCTGGACCGGCTCCTGGAGCAGGGCGTCGAGGGCCGCCGGATCGCCGTCCAGCTGCACGGCGAACCGCTGCCCGGCTTCGTGGAGGCGCTGCGGGCCGGCGGCGCCCAGGTCGTCGGGGTGCCCGTCTACCGGTGGCTGCCGCCCGAGGACCTCGGTCCGCTCGACCGGCTGCTCGACCTCACCGTGGCGCGCGGACTCGACGCGCTCACCTTCACCAGCGCGCCCGCCGCCGCGTCCCTGTTCTCCCGGGCCGAGGAGCGCGGGCTGCTCACCGAGCTGCTTGGCGCGCTCGACCGCGATGTGCTGGCCGCCTGCGTCGGGCCGGTCACCGCGCTGCCGCTGCAGGCGCGCGGGATCAAGACGGTGGCGCCCGAGCGGTTCCGGCTCGGGCCGCTGGTCCAGCTGCTCTGCTGCGAACTGCCCGCCCGGGCGAGGGCGCTGCCGATCGCCGGGCGCCGGGTGGAGATCCGCGGCCACGCGGTCCTGGTCGACGGCGAGCTGCGGCCCGTCCCGCCCGCCGGGATGTCGCTGCTTCGCACCCTCGCCGCCCGCCCCGGCTGGGTGGTCTCCCGCGCCGACCTGCTGCGGGCCCTGCCGGGCTCGGGCACGGACGAGCACGCGGTGGAGACCGCGATGACCCGGCTGCGTACCGCCCTGGGCGCCCCCAAGCTCATCCAGACCGTGGTCAAGCGCGGCTACCGGCTGGCTCTCGACCCGGGGTCGGACGCGAAGTACGGGGATGACTGA
- a CDS encoding nitrate/nitrite transporter, which yields MNGRWIEVWDPEDEVFWERTGERVARRNLWFSVFSEHIGFSIWTMWSVMVLFMGPAYHVDPAGKFFLISTATAVGALVRIPYTFAVAKFGGRNWTIFSALSLLVPTAAAYVVMEPGTSYSTFMLVAALAGIGGGNFASSMTNINSFFPLRKKGWALGLNAGGGNIGVPVVQLIGLLVIGTAGATHPRIVLGVYVPLIVAAAIGAALKMDNLAPVKNDTGAALEAVRDRHTWIMSLLYVGTFGSFIGYSFAFGLVLQTQFGRTPLQAASLTFIGPLLGSLIRPVGGALADRVGGARITLWTFAAMSAATGVVIFASVQKSLGVFLVGFISLFVLSGLGNGSTYKMIPAIFQATAVSKGMEGETAAAYGRRLSGAAMGLIGAVGALGGLAINLAFRQSFMTNGTGTAAFVSFLAFYALCFTATWAVYLRRPAAAAAPSEPVYAEV from the coding sequence ATGAACGGCCGTTGGATCGAAGTGTGGGATCCGGAAGACGAGGTCTTCTGGGAGCGGACCGGGGAGCGGGTCGCCCGGCGGAACCTGTGGTTCTCCGTGTTCTCCGAGCACATCGGGTTCTCCATCTGGACCATGTGGTCGGTGATGGTCCTCTTCATGGGGCCCGCCTACCACGTCGACCCCGCCGGGAAGTTCTTCCTGATATCGACCGCCACCGCGGTCGGGGCGCTCGTGCGGATCCCGTACACCTTCGCGGTCGCCAAGTTCGGTGGCCGGAACTGGACCATCTTCAGCGCCTTGTCGCTGCTCGTCCCGACCGCCGCCGCGTACGTCGTGATGGAGCCCGGGACCTCGTACTCCACCTTCATGCTCGTCGCCGCCCTCGCCGGCATCGGCGGCGGGAACTTCGCCTCCTCCATGACCAACATCAACTCCTTCTTCCCCTTGCGGAAGAAGGGGTGGGCTCTGGGACTCAATGCCGGTGGGGGCAACATCGGGGTGCCCGTCGTGCAGCTCATCGGGCTGCTGGTGATCGGGACCGCCGGGGCCACTCATCCCCGCATCGTGCTCGGCGTGTACGTGCCGCTCATCGTCGCCGCCGCCATCGGCGCCGCGCTGAAGATGGACAATCTGGCGCCGGTGAAGAACGACACGGGGGCTGCTCTCGAAGCCGTGCGCGATCGGCATACGTGGATCATGTCGCTGCTGTACGTCGGGACCTTCGGGTCGTTCATCGGATACAGCTTCGCCTTCGGGCTCGTACTCCAGACCCAGTTCGGGCGCACCCCGCTGCAGGCCGCCTCGCTCACCTTCATCGGGCCGCTGCTCGGCTCGCTGATCAGGCCCGTGGGCGGGGCGCTCGCCGACCGGGTCGGGGGTGCGCGGATCACGCTGTGGACGTTCGCAGCGATGTCCGCCGCGACCGGGGTCGTGATCTTTGCGTCCGTACAGAAGTCGCTCGGCGTCTTCCTCGTCGGATTCATCTCGCTCTTCGTGCTCAGCGGGCTCGGCAACGGCTCCACGTACAAGATGATCCCGGCGATCTTCCAGGCCACCGCCGTGTCCAAGGGGATGGAGGGGGAGACCGCGGCCGCTTACGGGCGGCGGCTCTCCGGGGCCGCGATGGGGCTGATCGGCGCCGTCGGCGCGCTCGGCGGGCTCGCGATCAACCTCGCCTTCCGCCAGTCGTTCATGACCAATGGCACCGGAACCGCCGCCTTCGTCTCCTTCCTCGCTTTCTACGCGCTCTGTTTCACGGCCACTTGGGCGGTGTACCTTCGCCGTCCGGCGGCCGCGGCCGCACCCTCCGAACCCGTATACGCCGAGGTCTGA
- a CDS encoding helix-turn-helix domain-containing protein, giving the protein MPYADDSTPDRIGRRIARARKARGLTQLQLAQRIPCSKSLIAQVERGHKPATPSLTAGAARALGVRLDQLTGQPYEDPQRGRVHAMVPDIQTAMLSWDLPQEDVPVRSRPELAADVARASALGRAGRYATLGRMLPPLLDELSSACHAADGTERERLFGLLAEAYSGVTAIAYTVGLFDLRSQAMDRVQWAARESADPLRVGRTQWQRATLFFQAAAYDRGLRLLDRVRHDLGEDIARMDAPGLSVHGAVHLRSAMFAARAGNAGGTHAHLDAAADAARCLGRDANHYGLEFGPTNVAMHRLGAAVELHDGLEVARLTREVRLPATVAPVRAGHWYMDAAKGWLDHGNREQAFAALRAARRAAPEQTRNHPQVRETFLTLLQEERRTKESLSGFAAWLGVT; this is encoded by the coding sequence ATGCCGTACGCCGACGACAGCACCCCGGACCGTATCGGGCGGCGCATCGCCAGAGCGCGCAAGGCTCGTGGCCTCACCCAACTCCAGCTCGCCCAGCGCATCCCGTGCTCGAAGTCCCTGATCGCCCAGGTTGAGCGGGGCCACAAACCGGCCACCCCATCGCTCACCGCCGGTGCCGCCCGCGCGCTCGGCGTCCGCCTGGACCAGCTTACCGGGCAGCCGTACGAAGATCCACAGCGCGGCCGGGTGCACGCGATGGTCCCGGACATCCAGACGGCCATGCTGTCGTGGGACCTGCCACAGGAGGACGTGCCGGTCCGCTCCCGTCCCGAGTTGGCGGCCGATGTGGCCCGCGCCTCCGCGCTCGGCCGGGCGGGCCGGTACGCCACCCTTGGCCGGATGCTTCCACCGCTCCTCGACGAGTTGTCGAGCGCCTGCCACGCGGCGGACGGGACCGAGCGCGAGCGCCTGTTCGGGCTCCTGGCCGAGGCGTACTCGGGGGTGACGGCGATCGCGTACACCGTGGGCCTGTTCGACCTGCGCTCCCAGGCGATGGATCGCGTCCAGTGGGCGGCACGGGAGTCCGCCGACCCGCTGCGCGTCGGCCGGACGCAGTGGCAGCGGGCCACGCTGTTCTTCCAGGCGGCAGCGTACGACCGTGGGCTGCGGCTTCTGGACCGCGTACGCCACGACTTGGGCGAGGACATCGCGCGCATGGACGCGCCGGGGCTGAGCGTGCATGGCGCGGTGCACCTGCGCTCAGCAATGTTCGCGGCGAGGGCGGGGAACGCGGGTGGCACCCACGCGCACCTGGACGCGGCGGCGGACGCAGCCCGCTGTCTCGGCCGCGACGCCAACCACTACGGCCTCGAATTCGGCCCCACGAATGTGGCGATGCACCGGCTCGGGGCGGCGGTGGAACTACACGACGGCCTGGAGGTCGCCCGCCTGACCCGCGAGGTTCGGTTGCCTGCCACGGTGGCTCCCGTGCGGGCGGGCCACTGGTACATGGACGCGGCGAAGGGGTGGCTGGACCACGGAAACCGGGAGCAGGCGTTTGCCGCTCTGCGGGCGGCGCGGAGGGCAGCCCCGGAACAGACCCGCAACCACCCGCAGGTGCGCGAGACGTTCCTGACCTTGTTACAGGAAGAGCGCCGCACGAAGGAGTCACTGTCGGGGTTCGCGGCTTGGCTCGGCGTGACGTGA